A part of Paraburkholderia azotifigens genomic DNA contains:
- a CDS encoding helix-turn-helix domain-containing protein — translation MIERSNPGGPYPSFVTIQVHAVNGVDQIQERSSSAQFFELATRTIQTYVLDSYRFTHATGTLRRVSGGLSPTHLQLAKAMLSVRDHDKVTLAALSQACGLSSGHFAREFKQSTGLPPHRWALKNKIAQAQDMLLCSSLTLQAIALACGFVNQSHLGRWFKRMTGTSPKAWQRQHLKVDGRRDAPGP, via the coding sequence GTGATTGAGCGATCCAACCCAGGCGGCCCCTATCCTTCGTTCGTCACCATACAGGTGCACGCGGTCAATGGTGTGGACCAGATACAGGAAAGGAGTTCGTCCGCGCAGTTCTTTGAACTCGCTACGCGCACGATTCAAACATATGTACTCGACAGCTACCGCTTCACTCACGCAACGGGAACGCTACGCCGGGTCAGTGGTGGCCTCTCTCCGACTCATCTGCAACTTGCCAAGGCCATGTTATCGGTTCGCGATCATGACAAGGTTACACTCGCGGCGCTAAGCCAGGCGTGCGGATTGTCGTCTGGTCATTTTGCGCGCGAATTCAAGCAATCAACAGGCTTGCCGCCCCACCGATGGGCGCTCAAAAACAAGATCGCTCAAGCTCAGGACATGCTTCTGTGCAGCAGCCTAACCCTGCAGGCCATTGCTTTGGCCTGCGGCTTTGTAAACCAGTCCCATCTGGGACGATGGTTCAAGCGAATGACCGGCACGAGTCCGAAGGCCTGGCAACGCCAGCACCTCAAAGTCGATGGCAGGCGTGATGCGCCCGGCCCGTGA
- a CDS encoding DsbA family protein, protein MVPMPIVRMDCWADYVCPFCYLQMDTLDRFIEESRVPLEVEWHAFELRPDPIALIEPDGEYITSIWLKAVYPLAAERNLKMKLPPSAPRSRLAFETAFFSRTAGRFDSVHRALFKAYFEHGRDIGNKDVLLDIANECGVDQTALAASLAEQRFKTVIEDDEAAAGRLGVTGLPFVMLTSASDTARPQPPVVVRGVAPIEHMTAALDRLLAGGPAGGVRTSLKKRAT, encoded by the coding sequence ATGGTTCCAATGCCAATCGTTCGCATGGATTGCTGGGCTGACTATGTCTGCCCTTTCTGTTATCTGCAGATGGATACCCTCGACCGATTCATCGAGGAGTCTCGCGTGCCGTTAGAGGTCGAATGGCACGCGTTCGAACTGCGGCCCGACCCTATCGCGCTCATCGAGCCGGACGGCGAATACATCACCAGCATCTGGCTCAAGGCAGTCTACCCGCTTGCCGCTGAACGCAATCTGAAGATGAAGCTACCGCCTTCTGCACCGCGTAGCCGCCTTGCCTTTGAGACCGCGTTCTTCAGCCGCACTGCAGGACGCTTCGACAGTGTGCATCGCGCTCTGTTCAAGGCGTATTTTGAGCATGGAAGAGATATAGGCAACAAAGACGTTTTGCTGGACATAGCGAACGAATGCGGCGTCGATCAGACGGCGCTAGCTGCATCCTTGGCCGAGCAGCGATTCAAGACAGTTATCGAAGACGATGAAGCAGCGGCCGGTCGACTAGGCGTAACTGGACTTCCTTTCGTCATGTTGACAAGCGCAAGTGATACGGCACGACCGCAGCCTCCCGTGGTCGTGCGCGGTGTCGCGCCAATAGAGCACATGACGGCAGCGCTGGACCGGCTACTCGCCGGTGGCCCTGCAGGCGGCGTTCGAACATCGTTGAAGAAGCGGGCTACATAG
- a CDS encoding Tim44 domain-containing protein, giving the protein MFTQFVNQLRRAAGAVTRGTAALGLAGLLALGAVASNDAEAKRVGGSQSIGRQSQTVSPSGQTQRSQQAQPAQQTAQTPAAAAGNRWMGPLAGLAAGLGIAALLSSFGLGEGLAQMLSNALLIGIVVLAGVMLFRFIANRRRPDLAYGHGAANRQQTNGLSLFNQFGQARSDARSGNWPAAAMGSTGAAGAVKAPELAFGSDQAAFLASAKTLFMRLQSAWDRNDQGDMFELTTHDMFMRLKQDLEAQGGKPGVTEVTKLDAEVLGTESNADETLVSVRFYGQMREDDAQTAEPFQEIWNLVKNAQGGQAWRLAGIQQINH; this is encoded by the coding sequence ATGTTCACGCAATTCGTCAATCAACTTCGACGTGCTGCCGGTGCGGTGACGCGCGGAACCGCGGCGCTCGGTCTGGCGGGTCTGCTCGCGCTTGGCGCCGTGGCATCGAACGATGCCGAAGCGAAGCGGGTGGGCGGCAGTCAAAGTATCGGGCGCCAGTCACAGACGGTGTCGCCGTCTGGGCAAACGCAGCGCAGCCAGCAAGCCCAGCCGGCGCAACAGACCGCGCAGACGCCTGCTGCCGCGGCAGGTAACCGCTGGATGGGCCCGCTTGCGGGCCTCGCCGCCGGCTTGGGCATTGCGGCGCTGCTGTCGTCGTTTGGCCTGGGTGAGGGGCTGGCGCAAATGCTGTCGAATGCGCTGCTGATCGGCATCGTGGTTCTAGCGGGTGTGATGTTGTTCCGCTTTATCGCCAACAGACGCCGTCCGGATCTGGCGTATGGGCATGGCGCCGCGAACCGGCAGCAGACCAACGGTTTATCGCTGTTCAACCAGTTCGGCCAGGCGAGGTCGGACGCGAGGTCCGGCAACTGGCCGGCTGCCGCGATGGGTTCGACCGGAGCTGCAGGCGCCGTGAAGGCTCCCGAACTCGCATTCGGATCCGACCAGGCTGCTTTTCTGGCATCGGCGAAGACCCTGTTCATGCGTCTTCAGAGCGCGTGGGACCGGAACGATCAGGGCGACATGTTCGAGTTGACGACGCACGATATGTTCATGCGGCTCAAGCAGGATCTGGAAGCTCAAGGCGGCAAGCCGGGTGTGACGGAAGTGACGAAGCTCGACGCCGAAGTGCTGGGCACGGAGAGCAACGCCGATGAAACGCTGGTCAGCGTGCGCTTCTACGGTCAGATGCGAGAGGACGACGCACAGACTGCGGAGCCGTTCCAGGAGATCTGGAATCTGGTGAAGAACGCGCAAGGCGGTCAGGCGTGGCGCCTGGCGGGTATCCAGCAGATCAACCACTAA
- a CDS encoding CBS domain-containing protein codes for MASVAQFLRSKVSQTVWTTEASASVYDAIAIMAYRKVGALIVAHQGRLAGIVTERDYARKIVLMERSSRDTPVRDIMSAEVRYVGPHQTTDECMAVMTEHRIRYLPVITARQVIGMVSIGDLIKNQIAEQELTIRQLEHYIHGDGFHAGRNGVQTQSAQL; via the coding sequence ATGGCATCGGTTGCGCAATTTCTTCGCTCAAAAGTTTCGCAGACAGTGTGGACCACAGAGGCGTCCGCATCGGTCTACGACGCGATCGCGATCATGGCGTACCGGAAGGTGGGCGCGCTGATCGTCGCACATCAGGGGCGCCTCGCCGGCATCGTCACGGAGCGCGACTACGCACGGAAAATCGTGCTGATGGAACGCTCATCGAGGGATACACCCGTGCGCGACATCATGTCGGCGGAAGTGCGCTACGTCGGCCCGCATCAGACCACTGACGAATGCATGGCGGTCATGACAGAACATCGCATACGGTATCTGCCCGTGATTACGGCGCGGCAGGTGATTGGAATGGTGTCGATCGGCGATCTGATCAAGAACCAGATTGCCGAGCAGGAACTCACCATCCGGCAACTGGAGCACTACATCCATGGTGACGGTTTTCACGCTGGCCGTAACGGCGTGCAGACACAATCGGCGCAACTATGA
- the nhaR gene encoding transcriptional activator NhaR, with amino-acid sequence MNFKHLHYFWVAAHAGAIVRAGEQLHISPQTLSGQIKLLEEALDRKLFRKSGRTIELTDAGRLVLDYADEIFSLGSELESAVRRENESGAQTRFRVGIADSVPKAIAYRLLEPALSASVPVRMICHEGKLHALLAQLAVHRLDLIITDAPIPADVNIKAFNHRLGRSTLGCFGAQTLIKASKKRFPLLLGQLPVLLPGTESAVRRKLDHWLASHAISPHIVGEFDDGAMAMAFGREGRGLLFAPTVLESQLKAEHKLTMIGQIKTIVEEFFAISIERHISHPAVATIMSAARSELFNE; translated from the coding sequence GTGAACTTCAAACATCTGCATTACTTCTGGGTCGCAGCGCACGCGGGAGCGATCGTCCGGGCGGGCGAGCAGTTGCACATCTCGCCGCAAACGCTGAGCGGCCAGATCAAGCTGCTCGAGGAAGCGCTGGATAGAAAACTGTTCAGGAAGAGCGGGCGCACCATCGAACTGACCGATGCTGGCCGGCTGGTGCTCGATTACGCGGACGAAATATTCTCGCTGGGCTCGGAACTCGAAAGCGCGGTGCGGCGCGAGAACGAATCAGGTGCGCAAACGCGGTTTCGTGTCGGAATTGCAGATTCGGTTCCGAAGGCCATCGCGTACCGGTTACTGGAACCCGCGCTGAGCGCTTCCGTACCGGTGCGCATGATCTGCCACGAAGGCAAGCTGCACGCGCTGCTTGCGCAACTGGCTGTGCATCGCCTCGATCTGATCATTACGGACGCCCCGATTCCGGCCGACGTCAACATCAAGGCGTTCAACCACCGCCTCGGCCGTTCGACGCTGGGCTGCTTCGGGGCGCAGACACTGATCAAGGCCAGCAAGAAACGCTTCCCGCTGCTGCTCGGCCAGCTGCCGGTGCTACTGCCGGGCACGGAATCGGCCGTGCGTCGCAAGCTGGATCACTGGCTTGCGTCACATGCCATATCGCCGCACATCGTCGGCGAATTCGACGACGGGGCGATGGCCATGGCGTTCGGCCGCGAAGGCCGCGGCCTGCTGTTCGCACCCACTGTACTGGAGAGTCAGTTAAAGGCCGAGCACAAGCTGACGATGATCGGTCAGATCAAGACGATCGTCGAAGAGTTCTTTGCGATTTCGATCGAGCGTCACATCAGTCATCCCGCCGTCGCGACGATCATGAGTGCGGCCCGAAGCGAACTGTTCAATGAGTAG
- the arsA gene encoding arsenical pump-driving ATPase produces MTLPAVTTRHLFFTGKGGVGKTSLACATALQLAEKGKAVLLVSTDPASNLDEVLETELSGRPTPIAQVPNLHALNIDPGLAAAAYRERMVSPYRGVLPDAAIRSMEEQFSGGCTVEIAAFDAFADLLGGSASANAYDHIIFDTAPTGHTLRLLTLPSAWSNFLSTNTTGNSCLGPLAGLEQNRQLYAAAVAELANYDRTTVVLVTRPEASAFREAERTRIELADLGVRNLVLAVNGVFKAVSSDDDIACAMEEQQGVAIKAMPPGLAALPRSETGFIPKGLVGLTALRAYLHPEQIAEPRTDVRLSVELPCGLLPLVDDLEKAGRGLVMTMGKGGVGKTTVAAAIALELAQRGHAVLLSTTDPAAHVAWTFRESLPGLSVSRIDPEREVNRYRDEVLAKAGAFLDAQGKAMLEEDLRSPCTEEIAVFRAFARTVDEARDSFVILDTAPTGHTILLMDAAEAYHREVMRSQGDMPEEVRQLLPRLRDPEFTRVLIVTLPEATPVHEAERLQADLRRAQIEPYAWVIDQSLLASGTHDPALAERGRYEVPFIERVMKQDAKRVVLLPWQATPPVGLHGLEELARGH; encoded by the coding sequence ATGACGCTTCCTGCCGTTACAACTCGCCATCTCTTTTTCACTGGCAAGGGTGGCGTCGGTAAGACGTCGCTCGCCTGCGCAACGGCGCTGCAGTTAGCCGAAAAGGGTAAGGCCGTGCTGCTTGTCAGCACCGACCCGGCATCCAATCTCGATGAGGTGCTTGAGACTGAACTTTCCGGGCGGCCGACGCCAATTGCGCAGGTTCCAAACCTCCACGCGCTGAACATCGACCCGGGACTCGCCGCGGCAGCCTACCGCGAGCGTATGGTCAGCCCTTATCGAGGCGTGTTACCCGATGCGGCAATTCGCAGCATGGAGGAACAGTTTTCCGGTGGCTGCACCGTCGAGATAGCGGCGTTCGACGCCTTTGCCGACCTGTTGGGTGGTAGTGCCAGCGCGAATGCGTACGACCACATAATTTTCGACACCGCACCCACGGGGCACACGTTGCGTCTGCTGACACTGCCGTCGGCATGGAGCAACTTTCTGTCGACAAACACAACCGGCAATTCGTGCCTGGGGCCTCTGGCAGGCCTCGAGCAAAACAGGCAACTGTACGCAGCGGCGGTTGCCGAATTGGCTAATTACGACCGCACTACTGTCGTCCTGGTGACCCGACCGGAGGCATCTGCATTCCGTGAGGCGGAGCGAACCCGAATCGAACTAGCCGACCTCGGGGTCCGAAACCTTGTGCTTGCCGTGAATGGCGTTTTCAAGGCTGTCTCTTCTGACGATGACATTGCTTGCGCGATGGAAGAACAGCAGGGCGTAGCTATAAAGGCAATGCCGCCGGGTCTCGCAGCCCTTCCGCGAAGCGAAACAGGCTTCATTCCCAAGGGATTGGTTGGGCTGACCGCGTTAAGGGCGTATTTGCACCCTGAGCAGATTGCGGAGCCGAGAACAGATGTCCGGTTGAGCGTGGAGTTGCCCTGCGGCCTCCTGCCGCTCGTTGACGACCTCGAGAAAGCGGGGCGTGGGCTTGTCATGACGATGGGCAAGGGTGGCGTCGGCAAGACGACGGTTGCTGCTGCGATAGCACTTGAACTGGCTCAGCGCGGACACGCAGTCCTGCTTTCGACCACTGACCCGGCCGCACATGTGGCGTGGACTTTCCGGGAGTCGCTGCCGGGTCTGAGCGTGAGTCGCATCGACCCGGAGCGGGAGGTCAACCGCTACCGCGACGAGGTTCTTGCCAAGGCCGGTGCTTTTCTCGATGCCCAGGGAAAAGCGATGCTTGAGGAAGACCTGCGGTCGCCGTGCACCGAAGAGATAGCGGTTTTTCGTGCATTCGCGCGAACGGTAGATGAGGCCCGGGACTCGTTTGTGATACTCGACACGGCCCCGACCGGACACACCATCCTGCTGATGGACGCAGCGGAGGCCTACCATCGCGAAGTCATGCGTAGCCAGGGCGATATGCCAGAAGAGGTTCGCCAGCTTCTGCCACGTCTGCGCGACCCCGAGTTCACGCGCGTACTTATCGTGACGCTCCCTGAGGCGACACCGGTTCATGAGGCAGAGCGGCTACAAGCCGACCTCCGGCGGGCCCAGATTGAACCGTATGCCTGGGTCATTGACCAAAGTCTGCTCGCAAGCGGTACCCACGACCCGGCACTCGCCGAACGAGGGCGCTACGAGGTGCCATTTATCGAGCGCGTGATGAAGCAGGATGCGAAACGGGTTGTGTTATTGCCGTGGCAGGCGACTCCGCCCGTTGGTCTACATGGGCTGGAAGAGCTGGCTCGTGGACATTGA
- the arsD gene encoding arsenite efflux transporter metallochaperone ArsD — protein sequence MSKLDVFEPAMCCATGVCGVDVDPTLVQFSADVRWLAEHGVEVARHGLGHDAAAFAANPEVVRELHAGMDRLPIATVDGRIISVGAYPSRAQLIQKLGLKVSTADKPHIKAGACGCKPGEC from the coding sequence ATGAGCAAACTTGACGTGTTCGAGCCGGCCATGTGCTGCGCGACTGGCGTCTGCGGCGTCGACGTGGACCCAACCCTCGTTCAGTTCAGCGCTGACGTTCGATGGCTTGCTGAACATGGTGTCGAAGTCGCTCGGCACGGCCTCGGACACGACGCGGCTGCTTTTGCGGCCAACCCGGAAGTGGTTCGGGAGCTGCATGCGGGTATGGACCGTCTGCCCATCGCAACGGTGGATGGCCGGATTATCTCTGTCGGAGCGTATCCGTCACGTGCCCAGTTGATTCAGAAACTGGGCCTCAAGGTTTCCACCGCCGACAAGCCGCACATCAAGGCCGGAGCCTGCGGTTGCAAGCCTGGCGAATGCTAA
- a CDS encoding carboxymuconolactone decarboxylase family protein, translated as MSGISNYKDLTGAVSIQMRAMRASQPELMTAFGQLAAAGTKDGALDRKMRELVALGIAIACRCDDCIGFHVQTLVKLGTTKAELEDVLGTAVYMGGGPSMMYATHALRAFEEFSP; from the coding sequence ATGAGCGGAATTTCCAACTACAAAGACCTGACAGGCGCGGTATCTATTCAGATGCGAGCGATGCGCGCGTCACAACCGGAGTTGATGACGGCATTCGGACAACTCGCTGCGGCTGGGACAAAAGACGGGGCTCTGGACCGAAAAATGCGGGAGCTGGTGGCGCTAGGGATAGCGATTGCATGTCGTTGCGACGACTGCATCGGCTTTCACGTCCAAACGCTGGTGAAACTAGGCACGACAAAGGCCGAGCTGGAAGACGTGCTCGGCACTGCCGTCTATATGGGCGGCGGCCCGTCGATGATGTATGCCACCCATGCGTTGAGAGCCTTTGAGGAATTCTCGCCCTGA
- a CDS encoding aspartate carbamoyltransferase — MKSTIFFTTLIAMVGLVAPFESFAADAERQAEVAQRGAEVMPFSLQATTHIFTKSDDGGSQQVIAKNPADSVQIRLIREHLRQIQTQFQRGDFSGPARTHGTDMPGLAQLRAARPGQVSITYKDIEGGGELGYRSDDPKLVSSLHAWFDAQISDHGADAMDGHMHHQGMTQP, encoded by the coding sequence ATGAAATCGACCATATTTTTCACTACGCTAATCGCGATGGTAGGTCTTGTCGCGCCGTTTGAATCGTTCGCGGCGGACGCTGAACGTCAGGCAGAGGTCGCGCAGCGAGGTGCGGAGGTCATGCCGTTCAGCCTCCAGGCCACGACCCACATCTTCACGAAATCGGACGATGGCGGAAGCCAGCAGGTGATTGCGAAAAACCCGGCCGACAGCGTCCAGATTCGGCTGATTCGTGAGCACCTGCGTCAAATCCAGACGCAGTTTCAGCGCGGTGATTTTTCGGGACCTGCTCGTACTCACGGTACCGACATGCCCGGATTGGCGCAACTCAGAGCGGCAAGACCCGGTCAGGTATCGATTACGTACAAGGACATTGAAGGTGGAGGAGAACTTGGTTATCGCAGCGATGACCCGAAATTAGTGTCGTCACTTCACGCATGGTTCGACGCACAGATTTCGGACCACGGCGCTGACGCGATGGATGGGCATATGCATCATCAAGGGATGACGCAGCCATGA
- a CDS encoding sigma-54-dependent transcriptional regulator: MGNALICVVEDDLIMGESLADRFRLEGFEVDWHTEGESALDALGSRPYQAVISDIRLSDISGEEFFSRATSTHVGVPPFLFITAYASVETAVSLLKSGAADYITKPFDIGALVDKVRVLTGTGIPDQAMPAQSELGVSEAMRRLAEMVPRIAGRAKSILVTGESGVGKEVVARFIHRHSPGVTLPFVAVNCGAVPDTLLESEFFGHERGAFTGAERQKKGYFEQAEGGTLFLDEIGDLPLSMQVKLLRALQERRITRVGGEREVETDFRLVCATNRDLTELVRLGKFREDLFYRINILELRVPALRDRPDDVLWLAHRFVREIASRLGEPVKLFHPSTEARLATYSWPGNVRELQNRLERACIVCSRNMLFSSDVFEEDGSQAGAALDMDAPLDGYMAACENAFIRAALLQHQGHISETAHALGISRKSLWEKMRKHAISAEPLH, translated from the coding sequence ATGGGTAACGCGCTCATCTGTGTCGTTGAGGATGACCTCATCATGGGCGAGTCCCTCGCCGACCGCTTCCGCCTTGAAGGCTTTGAGGTGGACTGGCATACCGAGGGTGAGTCGGCACTCGACGCCCTCGGAAGCCGACCATATCAGGCAGTCATCAGTGACATCCGGCTTTCCGACATATCAGGCGAGGAATTTTTTTCGCGTGCCACATCGACGCATGTTGGCGTGCCGCCGTTTCTTTTCATCACGGCCTATGCGTCCGTCGAAACCGCTGTTTCCCTGCTGAAAAGTGGCGCGGCGGACTACATAACAAAACCCTTCGACATCGGGGCGCTGGTCGACAAGGTCAGAGTGCTCACAGGAACGGGAATTCCTGACCAGGCAATGCCCGCTCAGAGCGAGCTGGGGGTATCGGAAGCGATGCGACGACTCGCCGAGATGGTGCCAAGGATTGCTGGCAGAGCGAAGTCGATTCTGGTTACTGGCGAGTCGGGCGTCGGCAAGGAGGTGGTGGCACGGTTCATCCATCGGCACTCCCCGGGTGTTACGTTACCGTTCGTCGCCGTCAACTGCGGTGCTGTTCCTGACACGCTTCTCGAATCTGAATTCTTTGGACATGAGCGTGGCGCGTTCACGGGCGCCGAGCGCCAGAAGAAGGGCTATTTCGAGCAGGCGGAGGGCGGGACGCTCTTCCTTGATGAGATTGGTGACTTGCCGCTGTCGATGCAGGTCAAGCTGCTTCGTGCTCTTCAGGAACGTCGCATCACACGCGTGGGTGGCGAACGGGAGGTAGAAACGGATTTTCGGTTGGTCTGTGCCACGAACCGTGACCTGACTGAACTCGTCCGTCTGGGGAAGTTCAGGGAAGACCTCTTTTATCGCATCAACATCCTGGAGCTGCGTGTGCCAGCGCTACGAGACCGGCCGGATGATGTTCTATGGCTCGCACATCGATTCGTACGAGAAATCGCGAGCCGGCTAGGCGAGCCGGTCAAGCTGTTTCACCCATCGACGGAGGCGCGGCTCGCGACGTACAGTTGGCCCGGGAACGTGCGGGAGTTGCAGAACCGGCTCGAGCGGGCTTGCATCGTGTGCTCTCGCAATATGCTTTTCTCGTCCGATGTTTTCGAGGAGGACGGGTCTCAGGCCGGAGCAGCGCTGGATATGGACGCTCCGCTCGACGGCTACATGGCTGCGTGCGAAAACGCGTTCATCCGTGCGGCGCTGCTGCAGCACCAAGGCCACATTTCCGAGACGGCCCACGCTCTTGGCATTTCAAGGAAGAGTCTTTGGGAGAAAATGCGCAAACACGCGATTTCAGCCGAACCGCTTCATTGA
- a CDS encoding sensor histidine kinase: MLSHLSYRYKIPLALSGVILLTELLVTIALVSLAVSDARKDLESSAENLCRVLTLSVRDPMMKDDLWRAFEVIRTPVAVREPTNPLKEIVVFDAKARVYASTSPRKDRIQSPVANLQPQFGAVLSSLRAAHAPFFFDFPGLFADRDVTAGMQVNSDDGSVLGYVVLVYDANTYYGRVRSTLLKLAVATIPVLLLLMPLGWVWGDRMAKPLIRLTDAMARVGKEHPSKLGVGITAQGSDEIGQLEQQFQTMLAELAQKQALEREVVVSERLAAVGQVAAGIAHEINNPLGGMLNAIDTLNTHGEPDAQTRKTLGLLERGLAQIRSTVGALLFEARLDSPAMSPSDWHDLKLLIAPQIQAKQATFHWAVELDETVALPAHQVRQLVLNLLLNAAKAVEIGGSVDCLAGVNGTGLGITVSNTGQHISGTAMEHLFEPFGSVAIAAGRRSSSLGLWVSYQIVTQLGGTISVDSAPGRTIIAVLLPISLP; encoded by the coding sequence ATGCTGTCCCATCTCAGCTATCGATACAAGATTCCGCTGGCGTTGAGCGGGGTTATTCTTCTGACGGAATTGCTGGTAACCATCGCGCTTGTGAGCTTGGCCGTCTCCGACGCGCGAAAGGACCTGGAGAGCAGCGCTGAGAATCTGTGTCGCGTTCTGACGCTGTCCGTGCGTGACCCCATGATGAAGGACGACCTTTGGCGTGCGTTTGAAGTCATTCGCACGCCCGTTGCAGTGAGGGAGCCCACGAACCCGCTGAAGGAAATCGTCGTGTTCGACGCGAAGGCTCGCGTCTATGCTTCAACATCCCCGCGCAAGGACCGTATCCAGAGTCCGGTCGCAAACCTTCAGCCCCAGTTCGGCGCGGTCCTTTCGAGTCTGCGCGCCGCTCATGCTCCGTTCTTCTTTGATTTCCCTGGTCTGTTCGCGGACCGTGATGTGACAGCTGGCATGCAGGTCAACTCCGACGACGGAAGCGTGCTCGGCTATGTCGTGCTCGTCTACGACGCCAACACGTACTACGGTCGGGTCAGGTCAACCCTGCTTAAGCTTGCCGTCGCAACGATTCCCGTGCTGCTGCTGCTCATGCCGCTGGGGTGGGTGTGGGGAGACCGGATGGCCAAACCGTTAATCCGTCTAACCGATGCGATGGCTCGCGTCGGTAAAGAACATCCATCCAAGCTCGGGGTGGGCATCACGGCACAGGGCAGTGACGAAATCGGGCAACTGGAGCAGCAGTTTCAGACCATGCTCGCCGAGCTTGCGCAAAAACAGGCGCTGGAACGGGAAGTCGTAGTCTCGGAGCGCCTTGCGGCCGTCGGACAGGTCGCTGCCGGCATCGCACACGAAATCAACAACCCACTCGGCGGGATGCTAAACGCCATCGATACACTGAATACGCACGGTGAACCCGACGCTCAGACAAGAAAAACCCTCGGTCTGCTCGAGCGTGGCCTGGCCCAAATCCGGTCGACGGTGGGTGCATTGCTTTTCGAGGCGAGACTTGACTCGCCCGCGATGAGTCCATCCGACTGGCACGACCTGAAGCTGCTGATAGCACCGCAAATACAGGCAAAGCAGGCGACCTTTCATTGGGCGGTCGAACTGGACGAGACTGTCGCATTGCCCGCCCATCAGGTTCGCCAGCTTGTTCTCAATCTGTTGCTGAATGCCGCAAAGGCCGTCGAAATCGGGGGAAGCGTTGACTGTCTTGCCGGGGTCAACGGCACGGGTCTGGGAATCACAGTCTCGAACACCGGCCAGCACATTTCAGGAACGGCGATGGAACATTTGTTTGAACCGTTTGGTTCGGTTGCTATCGCTGCGGGTAGACGTTCCTCCAGTCTCGGGTTGTGGGTTAGCTATCAAATCGTCACGCAGCTTGGTGGGACAATTTCGGTCGATAGCGCACCAGGACGGACAATCATTGCCGTCCTCCTGCCAATTTCACTTCCGTGA
- a CDS encoding PhnD/SsuA/transferrin family substrate-binding protein produces MAFGTTGVILDNEINLLDQWSRELGDVCSADVRFVQRNSYREIDDLIADGRLDVAWVCGFPYVTHLQTMRLMAIPDYGGQPLYRSYLIVPKSDTHTTHITQLRDRVFAFSDPESNSGFLVPTTELMRSGIRPTRFFKKFFFTYAHRKVVDAVTSGLADAGEIDGYVYDTIEKQYPERTRDVRVAWRSPQYGFPPIVARRSLDEESFLRIQKALLGMKEHAGGQTILQRLNLDGFVRDDDKVFDGIRRLVAILNAGPQ; encoded by the coding sequence GTGGCGTTCGGCACCACCGGCGTAATTCTCGATAACGAAATAAATCTGCTGGATCAATGGAGCCGCGAACTCGGGGACGTATGCAGCGCAGACGTGCGGTTTGTGCAACGCAACAGCTACCGCGAAATCGACGACCTCATTGCCGATGGAAGACTCGATGTTGCGTGGGTTTGCGGTTTTCCCTATGTGACGCATCTTCAGACGATGCGTCTGATGGCGATTCCCGATTACGGTGGACAGCCACTCTATCGCTCATATCTGATTGTCCCGAAGAGCGACACGCATACAACCCACATCACGCAGCTACGCGACCGCGTTTTCGCCTTTAGCGACCCCGAGTCCAATTCGGGCTTTCTTGTGCCCACGACGGAACTCATGCGTTCGGGTATCCGGCCTACGCGTTTCTTCAAGAAATTCTTTTTCACGTATGCGCACCGGAAGGTCGTTGATGCGGTGACCTCCGGACTTGCCGACGCGGGCGAGATAGACGGCTACGTCTACGACACCATTGAGAAACAGTACCCCGAACGCACTCGCGATGTCCGTGTTGCGTGGCGGTCTCCGCAATATGGCTTTCCGCCAATTGTCGCGCGTCGTTCGCTCGATGAGGAATCGTTCCTTCGTATCCAGAAGGCACTGCTCGGAATGAAAGAACATGCGGGAGGGCAAACGATTCTTCAGCGACTGAATCTCGATGGCTTCGTTCGGGATGACGACAAGGTATTCGACGGGATTCGCCGGCTTGTGGCCATCCTGAATGCCGGGCCTCAATAA